The following proteins come from a genomic window of Halorussus halophilus:
- a CDS encoding carbohydrate ABC transporter permease gives MSQETITSDSGDERTASGATIGGVGLPRVALYATLVALVAFYLTPIETGLVTSVKTSEAVRNTLPFLPPSLGELTFEKWRFAFDALSHGLVNSILFTIPSTILCGIFGSMAAYGLTLVDWRGQVAILSLFIAGIFIPYQAVIIPLSEFWSIYVQLDQRLAFLWALPLMEPHYATILELIITHTAYGIPICTILFRAQYKTMSWEMIESARLDGASLWRVYRRIVLPLSKPMFAVVFIFQFTQIWNEFLFSLTIIRSVSDPAASVTLILSGLGTALEGIDFPLRMAGAFLAALPTLIVYVLFADQFAEGVRV, from the coding sequence ATGAGCCAAGAAACGATTACGAGCGACTCCGGGGACGAACGAACGGCGAGCGGCGCGACGATTGGCGGTGTGGGACTCCCCCGAGTCGCTCTGTACGCGACACTGGTCGCACTCGTCGCGTTCTACCTCACACCAATCGAGACGGGACTCGTGACCTCGGTCAAGACGAGCGAAGCAGTGCGCAACACCTTGCCGTTTCTCCCGCCGAGTCTCGGCGAACTCACGTTCGAAAAGTGGCGCTTCGCCTTCGACGCGCTGTCGCACGGACTGGTCAACAGCATCCTGTTCACGATTCCTTCGACGATTCTCTGCGGCATCTTCGGGAGCATGGCGGCCTACGGCCTGACGCTAGTCGATTGGCGGGGACAAGTGGCAATTCTCTCGCTGTTCATCGCGGGCATCTTCATCCCGTACCAGGCGGTCATCATCCCACTGTCGGAGTTCTGGTCCATCTACGTGCAACTCGACCAGCGACTGGCGTTTCTGTGGGCGCTCCCGTTGATGGAACCGCACTACGCGACGATTCTCGAACTGATAATCACGCACACTGCCTACGGCATTCCCATCTGCACCATCCTGTTTCGGGCGCAGTACAAGACCATGTCGTGGGAGATGATAGAGTCCGCGCGTCTCGACGGCGCGTCGCTCTGGCGGGTGTACCGGCGAATAGTCCTGCCGCTCTCGAAGCCGATGTTCGCCGTCGTCTTCATCTTCCAGTTCACCCAAATCTGGAACGAGTTCCTCTTCTCGCTGACTATCATCCGGAGCGTGAGCGACCCGGCGGCTTCGGTCACGCTAATTCTGTCGGGTCTCGGGACGGCGCTCGAAGGCATCGACTTCCCGCTCCGGATGGCCGGAGCGTTCCTCGCGGCGCTCCCCACCCTAATCGTCTACGTCCTGTTCGCCGACCAGTTCGCAGAAGGAGTGAGAGTGTAG
- a CDS encoding ABC transporter ATP-binding protein: MARTELDHVTKRFAEKGGGEVIAVDDLSLDIENGEFLVLVGPSGCGKSTTLRMIAGLETISEGEIRLDGQVINDLPAMDRNIAMVFQSYALYPHMTVRENMSFGLEESTDMPNSEIRQRVEETAEMMGIGNLLDRRPADLSGGQQQRVALGRAIVRDPMVFLLDEPLSNLDAKLRSQMRTELQRLQEDLETTTVYVTHDQTEAMTMGDRIAILNDGELQQVATPLECYHEPANQFVAGFVGDPAMNFFEVALTDETLVGEYFEYPLSEEVRADVEGHEALVLGIRPEDVQLAPEAETDHDFRTTVDVVEPMGNENQVHLAFDAEAANGTFVATVSGMRMVETGRGVAARMPEDAIHLFDRKTGEALHNRKLETAESLPNL, encoded by the coding sequence ATGGCACGAACCGAACTCGACCACGTAACGAAGCGATTCGCAGAGAAAGGCGGGGGCGAAGTTATCGCGGTAGACGACCTCTCGCTGGACATCGAGAACGGGGAGTTTCTCGTCCTCGTCGGTCCCTCTGGCTGTGGCAAATCGACCACGCTCAGAATGATCGCGGGTCTCGAAACGATATCTGAAGGCGAGATACGCCTTGACGGACAGGTCATCAACGACCTGCCAGCGATGGACCGAAACATCGCGATGGTGTTCCAGAGCTACGCGCTCTACCCCCACATGACCGTCCGAGAGAACATGAGCTTCGGCCTCGAAGAATCGACCGACATGCCCAACAGCGAGATTCGACAGCGCGTCGAGGAGACAGCAGAGATGATGGGCATCGGCAACCTGCTGGACCGCCGACCGGCCGACCTCTCGGGTGGCCAGCAACAGCGGGTCGCGCTCGGCCGGGCCATCGTCAGAGACCCCATGGTCTTCCTGCTGGACGAACCACTCAGCAACTTGGACGCGAAACTGCGCTCCCAGATGCGCACGGAACTCCAGCGGTTGCAGGAGGACCTCGAAACGACGACGGTGTACGTCACCCACGACCAGACCGAGGCGATGACCATGGGCGACCGCATCGCCATCTTGAACGACGGCGAACTCCAGCAAGTCGCGACGCCACTGGAGTGTTACCACGAACCGGCGAACCAGTTCGTCGCGGGGTTCGTCGGCGACCCGGCGATGAACTTCTTCGAGGTGGCGTTGACGGACGAGACGCTGGTCGGCGAGTACTTCGAGTACCCACTCTCCGAGGAGGTCCGCGCCGACGTGGAGGGCCACGAAGCACTCGTTCTCGGAATCCGTCCCGAGGACGTGCAACTGGCACCCGAGGCCGAAACTGACCACGACTTCAGAACGACCGTGGACGTGGTCGAACCGATGGGCAACGAGAACCAGGTTCACTTAGCGTTCGATGCGGAGGCAGCGAACGGGACGTTCGTGGCGACCGTTTCGGGCATGCGCATGGTCGAAACCGGCCGAGGCGTCGCGGCGCGAATGCCCGAGGACGCGATTCACCTCTTCGACCGCAAGACGGGCGAAGCACTCCACAACCGCAAACTGGAGACCGCAGAGTCGCTCCCCAACCTCTAA
- a CDS encoding BolA family protein: MNADDVKRLIEENVEDAEATVTHPRGEHDEDHLAATVVSPAFEGETLVAQHQLVYDALGDHMTTDIHALELKTYTPEEYEQAE; encoded by the coding sequence ATGAACGCAGACGACGTGAAGCGACTCATCGAGGAGAACGTCGAGGACGCAGAAGCGACGGTGACCCATCCACGGGGCGAACACGACGAAGACCACCTCGCGGCGACAGTGGTCTCGCCCGCCTTCGAGGGCGAGACGCTGGTCGCCCAGCACCAACTGGTGTACGACGCGCTCGGCGACCACATGACGACCGACATCCACGCGCTCGAACTGAAGACGTACACACCCGAGGAGTACGAGCAAGCAGAGTAG
- the fen gene encoding flap endonuclease-1, protein MGNTDMRQLAVIEEVPFDELDGDTVAVDAHNWLYKYLTTTVKWTSSGKYTTEDGTEVANLIGVVQGLPKFFENDLTPVFVFDGPVTEHKAAEIEKRREEREKREEQLEQAREEGDEVEIARLDAHTQRLTDTIQETTRELFDLLDVPYIEAPAEGEAQAAHMNRTDAVDYCGTEDYDALLLGAPLTLRQLTSKGDPELMDFDATLEKHDITWEQLVDIGILCGTDFNEGISGVGPKTALKEVKEHGDIWAVLEARGEHIDKDVDIIRELFLNPNVTDDYEFDIEMDPDVEAAREYVVEEWKIHEEEVERGFERIEESVVQTGLDQWT, encoded by the coding sequence ATGGGAAACACCGACATGCGCCAACTCGCCGTCATCGAGGAGGTCCCCTTCGACGAACTCGACGGCGACACCGTGGCCGTGGACGCGCACAACTGGCTCTACAAGTACCTCACGACCACCGTCAAGTGGACGAGTAGCGGGAAGTACACCACCGAGGACGGCACCGAAGTCGCCAACCTCATCGGCGTCGTCCAAGGTCTGCCCAAGTTCTTCGAGAACGACCTAACGCCGGTGTTCGTCTTCGACGGGCCGGTCACGGAACACAAGGCCGCCGAAATCGAGAAGCGCCGCGAGGAGCGCGAGAAGCGCGAGGAGCAGTTGGAGCAAGCTCGCGAGGAGGGCGACGAAGTCGAAATCGCGCGACTCGACGCTCACACACAGCGACTGACCGACACGATTCAGGAGACCACCCGCGAGTTGTTCGACCTGCTGGACGTGCCCTACATCGAAGCGCCCGCCGAAGGCGAAGCGCAGGCCGCGCACATGAACCGCACCGATGCGGTTGACTACTGTGGCACCGAGGACTACGACGCGCTCCTGCTCGGCGCACCGCTGACTTTGCGGCAGTTGACCAGCAAGGGCGACCCGGAGTTGATGGACTTCGACGCCACCTTAGAGAAGCACGACATCACGTGGGAGCAGTTGGTGGACATCGGCATCCTCTGTGGCACGGACTTCAACGAGGGCATCTCCGGCGTCGGTCCCAAAACTGCGCTCAAGGAGGTCAAAGAACACGGCGACATCTGGGCCGTGCTGGAAGCCCGTGGCGAGCACATCGACAAAGACGTGGACATCATCCGCGAGTTGTTCCTCAATCCGAACGTCACCGACGACTACGAGTTCGACATCGAGATGGACCCCGACGTAGAGGCGGCCCGCGAGTACGTCGTCGAAGAGTGGAAGATTCACGAAGAAGAGGTCGAGCGAGGCTTCGAGCGCATCGAGGAGTCGGTCGTGCAGACCGGACTCGACCAGTGGACCTGA
- a CDS encoding PEP/pyruvate-binding domain-containing protein, which translates to MGEQGTRSDGDPVVVSFRDEDARDLALVGGKGANIARLFDAGLPVPGGFCVTTAAYRTLLDDDLRRAIAELDDLDATDTETLSANASEIRAELRERKLPDAVSEAVEDALGALDADDQSFAVRSSATAEDLPDASFAGQHETFLEVSPAEVPDRLLDCVASLFTDRAVAYRARNGISHADVSMAVVVQPMVDAVAAGVLFTADPATNSRRVATVDATFGLGQALVAGETTPDHARIDRETGEVLEYTVNEAARTLSDEQLRTLVRLGDRAEGLLGSPQDVEWALGDDGFVLLQSRPITSLFPLPTPAPDDDRLHVYVSLGHLQAIPEAFPPLACDVWRELLDKYPEMFGVESFWSSPGAEAGGRVYLDVTALLGLGVARRHLPWRLALLNEPAARGLNDLLDRRGDEFPAWRVKLTDLPKAASASWRFSKLLLSVVPAMLWKAIGSIFGRPQDPERVEVFFERWGERTAANVRCHDTPEARARAVFDSLDFPRVLKDIYPEIGPLVAAFAIGGWLKRRFPEAPAEVNAVGQGFERELVTRINLGLGDLADVARKHPEVADAIRDGKSLAEIESVAGGEEFVGAFDDYLAEFGHRATGELDVSRPRWREDPSGLLATIRANLAHGAPGDHRERLRRVTADAETAAERLERRADEGLLGPVRRRVVRKLIRSYRAHVQMREYPKQGFAHALAAWHDALEAAGEVLAERGTIETPDDVWFLRKEELFAALDGEESAVDIPARRAEFERHAEMDAPPLVTSEGEIPEGKPVAGIPEGTLVGTGVSGGVVEATARVVRNPNEATVERGEILVAPSTDPGWTPMFLNAAGLVSEVGGPVSHGALVAREYGLPAVVSVPEATRKIQTGDRVRIDGTQGTVEILDDEGGEGVEEVETREEMI; encoded by the coding sequence ATGGGGGAACAAGGAACCAGATCTGACGGGGACCCGGTCGTCGTCTCGTTCCGCGACGAGGACGCCAGGGACCTCGCGCTCGTCGGGGGAAAGGGGGCGAATATCGCACGACTGTTCGACGCCGGACTGCCGGTTCCCGGCGGGTTCTGCGTGACGACCGCAGCGTACCGAACACTGCTCGACGACGACCTCCGTCGCGCTATCGCGGAGTTGGACGATCTCGACGCGACCGACACCGAGACGCTCTCGGCGAACGCCAGCGAGATACGAGCAGAACTACGAGAGCGCAAGCTTCCGGACGCGGTTAGCGAAGCAGTCGAAGACGCGCTCGGTGCGCTCGACGCGGACGACCAGTCCTTCGCAGTCCGGTCGTCCGCGACTGCCGAGGACCTACCGGACGCCTCCTTCGCTGGGCAACACGAGACGTTCCTCGAAGTCTCTCCCGCCGAGGTCCCCGACCGACTGCTCGACTGCGTGGCGAGTCTGTTCACAGACCGCGCCGTCGCGTACCGGGCGCGCAACGGCATCTCCCACGCCGACGTTTCGATGGCCGTCGTGGTGCAACCGATGGTCGATGCGGTCGCTGCGGGCGTCCTCTTTACTGCCGACCCGGCAACCAACAGTCGGCGAGTGGCGACGGTCGATGCGACGTTCGGACTCGGGCAAGCACTCGTAGCGGGGGAGACGACGCCAGACCACGCTCGCATCGACCGCGAGACGGGCGAGGTGTTGGAGTACACGGTCAACGAGGCGGCCAGAACGCTCTCGGACGAACAACTTCGGACGCTCGTTCGGCTTGGTGACCGGGCCGAAGGGTTGCTGGGCAGTCCCCAAGACGTGGAGTGGGCGCTCGGCGACGATGGCTTCGTCCTCCTGCAGTCGCGGCCCATCACGTCGCTGTTTCCACTGCCGACGCCTGCGCCCGACGACGACCGGCTACACGTCTACGTCAGTCTCGGCCACCTGCAAGCGATTCCAGAGGCGTTTCCACCGCTGGCCTGCGACGTGTGGCGGGAACTCCTCGACAAGTATCCCGAGATGTTCGGCGTCGAATCGTTCTGGTCGAGTCCCGGCGCAGAAGCCGGTGGTCGCGTCTACCTCGACGTCACTGCCTTGCTCGGTCTCGGGGTCGCTCGACGCCACCTCCCGTGGCGATTAGCACTACTGAACGAACCGGCAGCACGCGGCCTGAACGACCTACTCGACCGACGTGGCGACGAATTCCCCGCGTGGCGGGTCAAACTGACCGACCTCCCGAAGGCCGCTAGCGCATCGTGGCGGTTCTCGAAACTCCTGCTCTCGGTGGTTCCGGCGATGCTCTGGAAGGCGATCGGTTCCATTTTCGGACGACCGCAAGACCCCGAGCGCGTCGAGGTATTCTTCGAGCGGTGGGGCGAGCGAACTGCTGCGAATGTCCGCTGCCACGATACGCCGGAAGCACGCGCCCGTGCCGTCTTCGACTCGCTCGACTTCCCGAGAGTCCTCAAGGACATCTATCCCGAAATAGGGCCGCTGGTCGCGGCGTTCGCCATCGGTGGCTGGCTCAAGCGCAGATTCCCGGAGGCTCCAGCGGAGGTCAACGCGGTCGGGCAAGGTTTCGAACGGGAACTCGTCACCCGAATCAATCTCGGACTGGGTGACCTCGCGGACGTCGCTCGGAAACACCCCGAAGTCGCCGACGCGATTCGAGATGGGAAGTCGCTCGCCGAAATCGAGTCGGTCGCGGGCGGCGAAGAGTTCGTCGGCGCGTTCGACGACTACCTCGCGGAGTTCGGCCACCGAGCGACCGGCGAACTCGACGTGAGTCGGCCGCGCTGGCGCGAGGACCCGTCCGGATTGTTGGCGACGATTCGCGCAAATTTGGCTCACGGCGCTCCGGGCGACCACCGCGAGCGACTTCGGCGCGTCACCGCAGACGCCGAGACGGCCGCCGAGCGACTGGAACGCCGCGCCGACGAGGGACTGCTCGGCCCGGTTCGGCGGCGCGTCGTTCGGAAGCTGATTCGGAGTTACCGCGCCCACGTCCAGATGCGCGAGTACCCGAAGCAGGGGTTCGCCCACGCGCTGGCGGCGTGGCACGACGCGCTCGAAGCGGCGGGCGAGGTGCTGGCCGAGAGAGGAACAATCGAAACTCCGGACGACGTGTGGTTCCTGCGCAAAGAAGAACTGTTCGCGGCGCTCGACGGCGAGGAGTCGGCGGTCGATATTCCGGCCCGACGCGCGGAGTTCGAGCGCCACGCGGAGATGGACGCGCCCCCACTCGTGACCAGCGAGGGCGAGATTCCGGAAGGGAAACCGGTCGCGGGGATTCCGGAAGGGACGCTCGTCGGAACCGGCGTCTCGGGTGGCGTCGTGGAAGCCACCGCACGCGTGGTTCGGAATCCCAACGAAGCGACCGTCGAGCGCGGCGAGATTCTGGTCGCGCCCTCCACGGACCCCGGGTGGACGCCCATGTTTCTGAACGCCGCCGGACTCGTCTCGGAGGTGGGTGGCCCGGTGAGCCACGGCGCGCTGGTCGCCCGCGAGTACGGCCTTCCGGCGGTGGTGTCGGTGCCCGAGGCGACTCGGAAAATCCAGACTGGCGACCGGGTTCGCATCGACGGCACGCAAGGGACAGTGGAGATTCTGGACGACGAGGGTGGTGAGGGTGTCGAGGAGGTGGAGACGCGAGAGGAGATGATTTGA
- a CDS encoding GNAT family N-acetyltransferase yields MEYAVLGWPEDEPQLRLDYREFSYAGKFVMSNTGKAVAREVTEGNDDELVAAVAFNEDRTDPATAWLRYVTVRKSRRGEGVGAELTRFTADQLLSRGYDRVKIAVNNPFAYHALYKAGFGYTGDQTGIAELVLAQSADTEEGSRSRERYQSGLDVYRKRDLSAEERNFLVAKDGERPPEIVASP; encoded by the coding sequence ATGGAGTACGCGGTACTCGGGTGGCCCGAGGACGAACCCCAGTTGCGCCTCGACTACCGGGAGTTCAGCTACGCCGGGAAGTTCGTGATGAGCAACACCGGGAAAGCAGTCGCGCGCGAGGTGACGGAGGGCAACGACGACGAGTTGGTCGCCGCAGTCGCGTTCAACGAGGACCGCACGGACCCAGCGACCGCGTGGCTTCGCTACGTGACCGTGCGTAAGTCTCGGCGCGGCGAGGGCGTCGGCGCGGAACTGACCAGATTTACCGCCGACCAATTGCTCTCGCGTGGCTACGACCGGGTGAAAATCGCCGTGAACAACCCATTCGCCTATCACGCCCTCTACAAGGCCGGATTCGGCTACACCGGCGACCAGACCGGAATCGCGGAATTGGTGCTGGCGCAGTCGGCAGACACCGAAGAAGGTTCCCGGTCACGCGAGCGCTATCAGTCGGGGTTGGACGTGTACCGAAAGCGTGACCTCTCTGCGGAGGAACGCAACTTTCTGGTCGCGAAAGACGGCGAGCGACCTCCCGAAATCGTCGCCTCCCCGTAG
- a CDS encoding class I SAM-dependent methyltransferase — protein MTDSVGDVAFFDRFARYFDWFNPQSGAEKIRAGLAFAERDVERVLDVGGGTGRGASAVGASERLVADAAPGMLREARKKGMEAVRADGANLPFADESVDAVLVVDALHHFGDPEGAVSEMARVLRPGGVLVVREFDPTVLVGKLVVASEHLFGFDSTFFAPDDLTRKVRATGLDARYRTDGYEYTVAGVK, from the coding sequence ATGACCGACTCCGTTGGCGACGTGGCGTTCTTCGACCGCTTCGCGCGCTACTTCGACTGGTTCAATCCTCAGTCGGGGGCCGAGAAGATTCGAGCGGGCCTCGCGTTCGCCGAGCGCGATGTCGAACGCGTGCTGGACGTAGGTGGTGGTACCGGCCGCGGAGCGAGCGCCGTCGGCGCGAGCGAGCGACTCGTCGCCGACGCCGCTCCCGGCATGCTCCGCGAGGCGAGAAAGAAAGGCATGGAGGCGGTTCGCGCCGACGGCGCGAACCTGCCGTTCGCCGACGAGAGCGTGGACGCCGTCCTCGTCGTGGACGCGCTCCACCACTTCGGCGACCCCGAGGGCGCTGTCTCGGAGATGGCCCGCGTGCTTCGTCCTGGCGGCGTCCTCGTCGTGCGCGAGTTCGACCCGACCGTCCTCGTCGGCAAACTCGTCGTCGCCAGCGAGCACCTGTTCGGTTTCGACTCGACGTTCTTCGCGCCGGACGACCTCACCCGAAAAGTCAGGGCGACGGGACTCGACGCCCGCTACCGCACCGACGGCTACGAGTACACCGTCGCCGGAGTCAAGTAA
- a CDS encoding heme-copper oxidase family protein: protein MFALHRLLRVNAYLTCGLTDDHGDSTMRTRTNPFVLMAGLYLTVGLLALFGKLAVEVGAIETLPRLRWLLVHFVTIGAMTQALFGALPNLLASVTDTETTFPSRGRWLQWLALNAGFPLLLVGMATSSTTTAVTGGTAILTALVLLLASATRTVLGESSSGLLGRYYVVAPSFLVVGIFAAFGLLLNVHGPGGYFGTIEAHVHANVWGFLALVVAGTLLAITPEVAGVTLRYPRLTRVTFWGLVVGAAGLVAGPWLAVHALTFTGLAVYVVGTVALLVNVVATRRSNGCEPDSRFAHVLGAYLWLVFPVPWAPLVLLFPDVVPAVAIETAAIDGLVFGWMLQLAMGLLPSVATAFHDDGPVAIPKAVASSPHRPSWTGVVTVNVGMLAIWLTAVPTLADVAELLTLGGFTLVAVAWIRFLPGLWRVLVGGSERVRPEDEDPARRSRETLLD from the coding sequence ATGTTCGCGTTACACCGACTGCTTCGTGTGAACGCCTACCTGACGTGCGGTCTGACCGACGACCACGGAGATTCCACGATGCGAACTCGCACGAACCCGTTCGTCTTGATGGCGGGACTCTACTTGACCGTCGGACTGCTCGCACTGTTCGGAAAACTCGCCGTCGAAGTCGGCGCGATAGAGACGCTCCCCCGACTTCGGTGGTTGCTCGTCCACTTCGTCACCATCGGTGCGATGACCCAGGCGTTGTTCGGCGCGCTCCCGAACCTACTGGCGTCGGTGACCGATACCGAAACAACGTTCCCTTCGCGTGGACGCTGGCTACAGTGGTTGGCACTGAACGCAGGGTTCCCACTGCTCCTCGTCGGGATGGCCACTAGTTCGACGACGACTGCCGTCACCGGTGGAACGGCCATCCTGACCGCGTTGGTCCTCCTCCTCGCGTCTGCGACGAGGACGGTTCTCGGGGAGTCGTCCAGCGGACTCCTCGGCCGATACTACGTAGTCGCACCCTCGTTCCTCGTCGTCGGCATCTTCGCGGCGTTCGGGTTGTTGCTGAACGTCCACGGTCCCGGCGGATACTTCGGGACTATCGAGGCACACGTCCACGCGAACGTTTGGGGGTTCCTCGCGCTAGTCGTGGCGGGGACACTGCTGGCCATCACACCGGAAGTGGCGGGTGTCACGCTTCGGTATCCCCGACTCACGCGCGTCACGTTCTGGGGGTTGGTCGTAGGCGCCGCCGGACTCGTCGCCGGGCCGTGGCTAGCGGTTCACGCGCTCACGTTCACTGGTCTCGCAGTGTACGTCGTCGGCACCGTCGCGTTGCTCGTGAACGTCGTCGCCACCCGCCGTTCGAACGGTTGCGAACCGGACAGCAGATTCGCACACGTGCTCGGGGCGTACCTCTGGTTGGTCTTCCCCGTTCCGTGGGCACCGCTCGTCCTGCTGTTTCCGGACGTAGTTCCTGCGGTTGCCATCGAGACGGCCGCGATAGACGGACTGGTGTTCGGGTGGATGCTCCAGTTGGCGATGGGTTTGCTACCGAGCGTCGCCACAGCTTTCCACGACGACGGACCCGTGGCGATTCCGAAAGCCGTCGCGTCGAGTCCCCACCGACCGTCGTGGACCGGCGTCGTCACCGTGAACGTCGGGATGCTCGCTATCTGGCTCACCGCAGTCCCGACCCTCGCAGATGTCGCCGAACTGCTCACTCTCGGCGGGTTCACACTTGTTGCCGTGGCCTGGATTCGATTCCTTCCGGGCCTCTGGCGCGTCCTCGTGGGCGGTTCAGAGCGCGTTCGCCCCGAGGACGAAGACCCCGCTCGTCGCTCTCGGGAGACGCTTCTCGACTGA
- a CDS encoding helix-turn-helix domain-containing protein, which produces MSIPERTWIHGVSTSHPDATFRVVTTLMGESSGVALVELVTDDPVSILADVERQSAVTELDLLWKHDEEALLQIETDEPLLLVPVWQAGVPLRTPFEIRDGQTTWETTTSADRLSEFGDRLADLGIGFDIEFVQSVDATESDRLLTDRQLEVLVAAAEQGYYGRPRTATLTEVAATVGISKSTCSDILQRAEGKIIDWFLAEHTGGEY; this is translated from the coding sequence GTGTCAATCCCCGAACGGACGTGGATTCACGGCGTGTCGACGAGCCATCCCGACGCCACGTTTCGGGTCGTCACCACGTTGATGGGCGAGTCGTCGGGCGTCGCGTTGGTCGAACTGGTGACCGACGACCCCGTCTCGATACTCGCGGACGTAGAGCGCCAATCGGCCGTCACGGAACTCGACCTTCTCTGGAAGCACGACGAGGAGGCACTACTCCAGATAGAGACCGACGAACCGCTGTTGCTCGTCCCAGTCTGGCAAGCGGGCGTCCCGCTACGTACGCCCTTCGAGATACGCGACGGGCAGACGACCTGGGAGACGACCACCTCTGCCGACCGTCTGTCGGAGTTCGGCGACCGACTCGCGGACCTCGGCATCGGTTTCGACATCGAGTTCGTCCAGAGCGTCGATGCGACCGAGTCCGACCGCCTACTGACCGACAGACAGCTAGAAGTGCTGGTCGCCGCCGCCGAACAGGGGTACTACGGGAGACCGCGAACGGCGACGCTCACCGAAGTCGCGGCGACGGTGGGCATCTCGAAGTCCACGTGCAGCGACATCCTCCAACGAGCAGAAGGGAAGATAATCGACTGGTTCCTCGCCGAACACACCGGTGGCGAGTACTGA
- a CDS encoding cupin domain-containing protein: MTEKVHLPDLTSTPHAVVFDADPRVVRLRLGTGDELPAHRHPDERIVLHLLKGALELRLGETTHSLTTGDVIRFDGDQDVSPHAVEDAEALLVLTERATA; encoded by the coding sequence ATGACCGAGAAGGTACACCTTCCAGACCTCACTTCGACGCCGCACGCCGTAGTTTTCGACGCCGACCCCCGAGTCGTCCGTCTTCGACTCGGCACTGGCGACGAACTCCCCGCCCACCGCCATCCCGACGAGCGCATCGTCTTGCATCTCTTGAAGGGCGCTCTCGAACTTCGACTCGGCGAGACTACGCACTCGTTGACAACCGGTGACGTGATTCGATTCGACGGTGACCAAGACGTCTCACCGCACGCGGTCGAAGACGCCGAAGCACTACTCGTCCTGACCGAACGGGCAACGGCGTAG
- a CDS encoding DUF3054 domain-containing protein: MSNADSVLGSRIDSSPGTGRLALGDLLVLVGLLVAGSLRHNTTGILQIADTIAPFFVGWVVAALAVGAYAPGATKGPKTAAIRAGGTWLVAAAIGLALRATSFFHGDSPLPFVLVIAGTGLVAFVGWRVAVSVLGR, translated from the coding sequence ATGAGCAACGCCGACTCGGTACTGGGGTCTCGCATCGATAGTTCGCCGGGAACCGGCCGACTCGCACTCGGCGACCTGCTGGTGCTGGTCGGTCTCCTCGTCGCCGGGTCGCTCCGGCACAACACGACCGGAATTCTGCAAATCGCCGACACCATCGCACCGTTCTTCGTCGGCTGGGTCGTCGCCGCGCTGGCGGTCGGCGCGTACGCACCCGGCGCGACGAAGGGCCCGAAGACGGCGGCGATTCGAGCAGGTGGCACGTGGCTCGTGGCTGCCGCTATCGGACTCGCACTACGTGCGACCTCCTTCTTCCACGGGGACTCGCCGTTGCCCTTCGTGTTGGTCATTGCGGGAACCGGACTCGTCGCGTTCGTCGGGTGGCGCGTCGCAGTTTCCGTACTCGGAAGATAG
- a CDS encoding SdpI family protein translates to MSPRRSSTVGLVLVAASAIASILAYPELPARMATHWNGAGEPDGYMAKNVALALFPALSLGMLALLTNLPRLDPLRENVAQFREQYDQFVVLLVAFLVYVHLLVLAWNVGYRFEMLQGLAPALGALFYFVGTLLEHAEQNWFIGIRTPWTLTNEEVWNHTHERAAPLFKLAGVLAVLGVFVPSYAFLLVIGPVVAISLYTTVYSYVEYRRVTA, encoded by the coding sequence ATGAGTCCCCGACGCTCCTCCACCGTGGGTCTCGTCCTCGTCGCCGCATCGGCGATAGCGAGCATTCTGGCGTATCCAGAACTGCCCGCTCGGATGGCGACCCACTGGAACGGTGCCGGTGAGCCAGACGGCTACATGGCCAAGAACGTCGCGCTCGCGCTGTTCCCCGCCCTCTCGCTCGGGATGCTCGCGCTGTTGACGAACCTCCCGCGACTCGACCCGCTCCGCGAGAACGTCGCGCAGTTCCGCGAGCAGTACGACCAGTTCGTCGTGTTGCTCGTGGCGTTCCTCGTCTACGTCCACCTACTCGTGCTGGCGTGGAACGTGGGCTATCGCTTCGAGATGTTGCAGGGCCTCGCGCCCGCGCTCGGCGCGCTGTTCTACTTCGTCGGCACACTGCTCGAACACGCTGAGCAGAACTGGTTCATCGGCATCCGAACGCCGTGGACACTCACGAACGAAGAAGTCTGGAACCACACGCACGAACGGGCCGCCCCGCTGTTCAAACTCGCGGGCGTGTTGGCCGTACTGGGCGTGTTCGTGCCCTCGTACGCCTTCCTGCTGGTCATCGGTCCGGTCGTGGCTATCTCGCTGTACACGACGGTCTACTCGTACGTCGAGTATCGGCGTGTCACTGCCTGA